A stretch of Faecalibacterium duncaniae DNA encodes these proteins:
- a CDS encoding DUF3783 domain-containing protein — protein MKAHIARNQNAGIPLALGWNLSAADRGILEGMAPAFGMKLQLVSPADAGRTVAQLLGEVEVKTTRTLVLEPGAYPPALVLANFKDKDVDTLLDLMKQAQVNIPLKAVVTPTSKSWVFGDLLAHLQEEHTAFTAAKETAKA, from the coding sequence ATGAAAGCTCACATTGCACGCAACCAGAATGCCGGCATCCCGCTGGCACTGGGCTGGAACCTTTCTGCCGCCGACCGGGGCATCCTGGAGGGGATGGCCCCCGCTTTCGGGATGAAGCTGCAGCTGGTCTCCCCTGCCGATGCAGGCAGGACCGTGGCCCAGCTGCTGGGCGAGGTGGAGGTCAAGACCACCCGCACCCTGGTGCTGGAGCCGGGTGCTTATCCCCCGGCGCTGGTGCTGGCCAACTTCAAGGATAAGGATGTGGACACCCTGCTCGACCTGATGAAGCAGGCACAGGTGAACATCCCCCTCAAGGCCGTTGTGACCCCCACCAGCAAGAGCTGGGTGTTCGGTGACCTGCTGGCACATCTGCAGGAAGAGCACACCGCCTTTACCGCCGCAAAGGAGACCGCCAAAGCATGA
- the aroF gene encoding 3-deoxy-7-phosphoheptulonate synthase, whose amino-acid sequence MIIVLKQDAPDAQVREFCHELQDMGLQINDSKGSDTHILGLIGDTKAIAESWVLANPVVETCRRVSEPYKKANRKFHPDDSVIDVNGVKIGGGNFAVIAGPCSIESEEQITYCAQRVKDAGASLLRGGAFKPRTSPYSFQGMRSEGLDLLKLARRATGSPIVTEIMNTEHLPLFENVDLIQVGARNMQNFELLKAVGRQKKPVLLKRGLANTLEEFVMSAEYIMAEGNENVILCERGIRTFETSMRNTLDLAGVVMLHKMTHLPVVVDPSHACGHAWMVPQLAKAAVAAGADGLMIEVHNNPAKAKCDGAQSLTPDQFDELMGFITKEVEFFGKKMN is encoded by the coding sequence ATGATCATTGTACTGAAACAGGATGCCCCTGACGCACAGGTCCGCGAGTTCTGCCACGAGCTGCAGGATATGGGGCTGCAGATCAACGACTCCAAGGGCAGCGACACCCACATTCTGGGCCTGATCGGCGACACCAAGGCCATTGCCGAGAGCTGGGTGCTGGCCAACCCCGTGGTCGAGACCTGCCGCCGCGTGTCTGAGCCTTACAAGAAAGCCAACCGCAAGTTCCACCCCGACGACAGCGTGATCGATGTCAACGGCGTGAAGATCGGCGGCGGCAACTTCGCCGTCATTGCAGGCCCCTGCAGCATCGAGAGCGAGGAGCAGATCACCTACTGCGCCCAGCGCGTCAAGGATGCAGGCGCTTCCCTGCTGCGCGGCGGCGCGTTCAAGCCCCGCACTTCCCCCTACTCCTTCCAGGGAATGCGGAGCGAGGGCCTGGACCTGCTCAAGCTGGCCCGCCGCGCCACCGGCTCCCCCATCGTCACCGAGATCATGAACACCGAGCACCTGCCCCTGTTCGAGAATGTAGACCTCATCCAGGTGGGTGCCCGCAATATGCAGAACTTTGAGCTGCTCAAGGCCGTGGGCCGCCAGAAAAAACCCGTGCTGCTCAAACGCGGCCTGGCCAACACGCTGGAAGAATTTGTGATGAGCGCCGAGTACATCATGGCCGAGGGCAACGAAAACGTTATCCTCTGCGAGCGCGGCATCCGCACCTTTGAGACCAGTATGCGCAACACCCTGGACCTGGCCGGTGTGGTCATGCTCCACAAAATGACCCACCTGCCCGTTGTGGTGGACCCCAGCCACGCCTGCGGCCACGCCTGGATGGTGCCCCAGCTGGCCAAGGCCGCTGTGGCCGCCGGTGCCGACGGTCTGATGATCGAAGTGCACAACAACCCCGCCAAGGCCAAGTGCGATGGTGCCCAGAGCCTGACCCCCGACCAGTTCGATGAACTGATGGGCTTTATCACCAAAGAAGTCGAGTTCTTTGGCAAGAAGATGAACTGA
- the ybaK gene encoding Cys-tRNA(Pro) deacylase, whose translation MGKEAKTNAMRILERAKVPYTAHEYAHEEGVAVDGVTVAASMGEDPACVYKTLVTQGSSKNYFVFVIPVAAELDLKAAARSVGEKSVAMIHVADINKVTGYVRGGCSPVGMKKQYTTVFDESVLAQEKVYVSGGRIGTQVCCAPADLIRAARAATAKIIF comes from the coding sequence ATGGGAAAAGAAGCAAAAACGAATGCCATGCGCATCCTGGAACGGGCCAAGGTGCCCTATACAGCCCACGAATATGCCCACGAGGAGGGCGTGGCGGTGGACGGCGTGACCGTGGCCGCCAGCATGGGGGAGGACCCGGCTTGCGTATATAAGACGCTGGTGACCCAGGGCAGCAGCAAAAACTACTTTGTGTTCGTCATTCCGGTGGCGGCAGAGCTTGACCTGAAGGCCGCTGCCCGCAGCGTGGGCGAAAAAAGCGTAGCCATGATCCATGTGGCCGATATCAATAAGGTCACCGGCTATGTGCGCGGCGGCTGCAGCCCGGTGGGTATGAAAAAGCAGTACACCACCGTGTTTGATGAAAGCGTGCTGGCTCAGGAAAAGGTCTATGTCTCCGGCGGCCGCATTGGTACGCAGGTGTGCTGCGCACCCGCCGACCTCATCCGGGCAGCAAGGGCAGCAACAGCGAAGATCATCTTCTAA